CAAGCTTATATTGAGCTTTTGCAACTGAACCTTTGGGAAAAAGATCCAGCAACAGGGCGGGAAAACTGCGTTGGCCTTGCTGGTCCAACCACGCGGTTAAGGCGCAAAGCGGACGCGTGTTGAGATGCGGGTAAACCAAAAGCTCATCCGGGTCCACTGTCAGGCACCAATGCCCATTCCCGTAGCGGTTCAATAAGCCGTGCAGCCAATCGATCCCAAAACGCGCAGCTTTATAGCTGTTTTTCGTTGACCAAAGCGAGACATCTGGTTGATTGGCCAGAAATTTCGGGCCCCCGTCTCGGCTGTTATTATCAACGATCAAAAAATGCCCTATACCAATTTTTCGGTAGTAGTCTAAAAAATAGGGCAGGCGGATATATTCATCTTTCACAGTTGCAAAAAGCAAAATGTCATGGGGTTTGATCGTGTTGCCGCGATTGCGGATCTGGGTGAGCTCTGCCGCCTTGCGATAGATGCGCATATTCAGCCAGCGGCGCTGCGCTCGTAGCTGGAGCAGACGCGCAAGCCTCATCTCAGCGGCCCATGTGCGGGCGGGCATTTGCGGCGCCGTTTTGGGTTTGGCGCCCAGACGCAGAATGCGCGCTGCAGTTTGGCCTTCCCCCCAGCCTCATCCCCAACCTCCGGCCGACATCAGCCCCAACTGCTGCAATTGTCGCCAGCTGCGCAGACGTGTTGAATAGGGGGTCCAGAGCGTTGGGTTCTTGATCAAACTGTCGTAATAAGATTGATAAAGGCTGCTATTTGCAAAATGTTGCCCGCGTTTTTTTTCTTCAAGGCTTTTTTCGATGATCTGCGGCAGGAATTTAGTGTGCAAGAGAATGCCAGAGGCGGCCATACCGCCAGTATCGTTAAACGCTTTGTTCAGGCGCCGCGGCAGTAAACTATGCGTCGCGCTGTTATAGGCAAAGGACCTGTGCCATTTGACCAAGGGTATTTTGTTCAGGGTCGGGGCTTTTCGCGGTTGATCGGCAAAAAAGCTGCGGGCTCTTGGGCCCCCTTGAACCCATAATGCGCATAATTTTTCTTGATAGGTGATGCTGTAATTGCCACTGTCAAAATGGGTTAAGGCTTTCAGTGGATCAAAGCTGTTGTGTGGCGAACCTTCGTCCAACCGACCGGTGGGATAAAGCTCTAACATAATGGCCCCAAACATGTCTGTCTTGCCGCGCTCGAGCCAGTCAGTCAGCGCAGAAAGTGGCCGACTGTGCCAATGCGGATAAACAAACAACTCATCTGCATCGAAGGTCAGGCACCAATGGCCATGCCCGTAACGGCGCAACAGCGCATTTATCCAATCCATGCCAAAACGCGAAAACCGATAGCTGGCGGCGGTTTGCCAAAGCGAT
The sequence above is drawn from the Rhodobacteraceae bacterium IMCC1335 genome and encodes:
- a CDS encoding glycosyltransferase family 2 protein is translated as MPNNRIQVTRLANLPATAATARPLNALYQAKVAYRLRWRRKYFLWRAQRKSNSLQPVAQRTHRITDDMILGAMVLRNEIQRLPSVLQHYRALGVQHFLIVDNGSTDGSLELLRAQTDVSLWQTAASYRFSRFGMDWINALLRRYGHGHWCLTFDADELFVYPHWHSRPLSALTDWLERGKTDMFGAIMLELYPTGRLDEGSPHNSFDPLKALTHFDSGNYSITYQEKLCALWVQGGPRARSFFADQPRKAPTLNKIPLVKWHRSFAYNSATHSLLPRRLNKAFNDTGGMAASGILLHTKFLPQIIEKSLEEKKRGQHFANSSLYQSYYDSLIKNPTLWTPYSTRLRSWRQLQQLGLMSAGGWG